Proteins encoded in a region of the Rutidosis leptorrhynchoides isolate AG116_Rl617_1_P2 chromosome 9, CSIRO_AGI_Rlap_v1, whole genome shotgun sequence genome:
- the LOC139868062 gene encoding uncharacterized protein, translating into MIPVNSPWPFHKWAIDIVGAFPAGPGNVKFLIVAIDCFTKWVEAKAIRTITGVQVDELPNVLWEHRTTFKKSTGETPFSFVYGSEAVIPAEILVPTHRVANFDEEANEGALGENLNFIEDRKLMAAIREANNKQQITKYYNKSVRALSFSVGEWVLRNNDASRAEKLGKLGPNWEDIEGRTLPNAWHAALLK; encoded by the exons ATGATCCCCGTTAATTCGCCATGGCCATTTCATaagtgggctattgacattgtaggaGCATTTCCCGCAGGTCCTGGAAATGTCAAATTCTTAATTGTGGCAATTGACTGTTTtacaaaatgggttgaagcaaaggcgaTTCGCACTATCACTGGAGTGCAA GTGGATGAGCTACCCAATGTATTATGGGAACATCGTACCACTTTCAAGAAGAGCACAGGGGAAACACCCTTTAGTTTTGTATATGGCTCTGAAGCAGTAATACCCGCTGAAATTCTTGTGCCAACGCATAGAGTTGCTAACTTTGATGAGGAAGCAAATGAAGGCGCATTGGGCGAAAATTTGAATTTTATAGAAGATCGAAAGTTAATGGCTGCTATCAGAGAGGCAAATAATAAACAGCAAATCACCAAATATTACAACAAAAGTGTACGCGCTTTGTCTTTTAGTGTAGGTGAATGGGTGCTGCGAAACAATGATGCGAGTAGAGCAGAAAAACTTGGCAAATTAGGACCTAACTGGGAAG